The Juglans regia cultivar Chandler chromosome 1, Walnut 2.0, whole genome shotgun sequence nucleotide sequence aaatattataaaattataatattattagaaggACAATGCTAGAGCCACTGCTTGGGGCTCCCATTGGCAGCTTCCGCCGGCTCTAACATatgttttttcatgtatttttttaagttattttttaaatattttaaaaaaataaaataaatttagaacatcattaaaaaatactccattaatcataaagtaaaaaaaatcattaaaaaatatttccttaatcacattttattttactttgtaattaatgaagtattttttaatgatgttatgaattttttttatgttttaaaaatatttaaaattgttaaaaaaatctttataaaaaaaataactaaaaaaaaacacgTAAGAAAACACATGCTAGAGCCTAGCGGTGGGCCgtggctctagcattattcttattataatataattttttaatattatatttgttttggatttttaaaatattgaattaaatttgtgtttgagtgatgtttaaaaatgagatgaaatgaaataaaataagaaaaaatcacTTCCAAACAACCCTTTAAACAAAATGGAGAAACCCTACAAAAgtctacaaatatttttctattttgattttaaaaatattcatacaTCAGACAACTTTTTATAcactttaatagttaaattaaatataccTAATCTTAGGGCTGAGAGACcctaaatttgaaaatagtgCCTAGAGAGTGATAGATAAAGTCCATGGACTAAGCCCAATCGTTCCTGATATATTTGTTTGTTAAGTTTAAACTATTATTGCAGGTAGGGTTGGAGGCTGCATCCGGCCCACCCCCAAATGGGCCGGACGGGCACCTACCCACACACGGAGGGCccaatatatctataaatatatattaaaaaataatttttttaataaaatgatattgttttatcttaagttttgtttttaaatactCTTCATCCCCACTCGccactctctcccttctctctatcgttctttctctcttttcactGTCTTTATTTCGCCTTGTGGATAGTCGCTAGTCTCtccgactctctctctctcgttgtcTCTCCTAGCCTCAAGTATCTCTCTCCATGGGCAGTGGATAGATAGCCTTGGGTAGCCTCGACTGGGACCCAACTTCCCCCTGCCGCCGCCTCCAACCCCTGCTCGCCCGCCCAAAGCAGCAGTTAGcatttaatatatctaataaTTGTTTGTTGGATGTGCCTCATTAAAAACTTTTACTATAATCGATTTAGTCCATTCATTTCCTTCTCAAGACACATGTGGTAACTTTTCACTATATTTAAGCCAAAcattattctaaatattttttttcatgtaaggaAGGGGCCAATTTCCTGACTTTTGAATTTAGTCGAACATGATAATCTAATGTAAACTTATCTAAAAAGTACACAAAACACAAGGAGATCCAAgcacacaaaagaaaatatttttatttttatttttaaaataatttattgtttgaatGATAATTCTATTTTATCTACCCATGGTTTGAGGCGATTTTGAGTTggcttatttatatatatatggttcgaAACCTACATTGTACTCAAATGAATCtttttctcaacaaaaaaaatgtaaaaaataaattaattattagaaattggaggtttttattattttattatttttttaagaaaactctTATTATGactttattttaatgaatttatggtttttttaattaaagttgatgtttttagttttttctagATTTGTTCTctgctttcttttttaagtttactttctagttttcaatttttcaatttatttctttcccctttttaagtattttttctttggtttacTTAATATGTCGAAACATATTGATGTCAGCAGTGGCAGATCTGCATAGGGGCAGGGGGTGGCCATGGCCCCtcccaaaatttgaaaaaaaaattaatatattttaattttttatgatttaataagattatattattttatattatattgatcccctctctaaaaaattattttggcccattctacaaaattattttgatcttataaattattttaactaaaaaataaaataaaaaatattttattatagttttagttTTGCTCGGCCCCCCTACAACAAATTTCTAGTTTCGTTACTGGATGTCAGTAACATTTCAAATGGATTATTGATGAAAATTTGATGGATAGATGAGTTTGATTATTCTCGCAATTATGAATTTGATTAATAATAAGGACCCTACATTTTTCCCTCATtaaatccaaatttataagagtttaagaatatttaaatccttaattctaaaaaaaatccttaaaaaaatttattaaaaaaaaaaaagccaacaaaacttttagaaccATGCATAGTTTgtatattgaaaattttcagaatattttattattatttattattttttacatactttttattactatttattattatttaatattttgtaattatttttttattattatttacaaaatatctaaaaataactCAGTATCTAAACCTAAACTAAATCCatcttctaattattattactattataatcCTTAGtcttaaatcttatatatatatttttttaaagaacgtcGTCTTAAATCTTAATATTAAAGTAGTATTTTAAGAACAAGACAAATTGCACAAAAAAGACCCTGCGTATGCTCAGTCCTCAGTCGTGGCAAGCTACATCACAGTTCGGGGGTAGCTTTCAAGGCTTGCCTTTTTTCGGtgctctgtctctctctctctctcactctccctctcCGTCCGTGCGCTCCGGTGGTGAAGGCACTGTACCATCTCATCGTAGCCAATCCCTGTTCTTTTCAAGCCAAAACCTTCCCACGTACAAGGTCCTACAGaaagcattttatttttcagataattgtTTATAGTATTTGATGGGTTTGTATGTAATTCTGTGTAGCATTTTATTTGCTTAATATCGTTATATCTTTTTAACTACGCTAGAAGAAGTAGCTTTTTGTCATTTGCTTTTCGTTGTACGATCGGGCATTGTTATGATTGACGAAGCAGCTCTGTCTTCTTAGCGTCCCAAGAAAAAGAAGCAGCTCTGTCtccatctattattttttatttatttatgtgctgattttttcaattttatgtcatgtctattaatttttcttgtttcctcaactgggttttctttttagtCGTGTTTTGAGTACGGTTTAGGGTTTAGTTTTTGGGTATTGCTTTGTTTGGATGCAGGGAATGTATTGGTTGTAATTCGGgaatcttattttttcaaagttgTGCCAACTCTACAGATGTATTTGAATCATTTCTGATCATGCAGTCAAAACTTATCTGGTtctcagtttaaaatttttgacTTATCTGTACCTTGGGGTTTCTATGCCAATGTGACTATATAATTAAGAAAGCGTGGATCTTTGTCCCTTATAAGAACGTGTTTGTGTTATATCTTTAGGGCTCgttttaacatttaaaatatctcaaaatatctgtgaatagtagtacaatagtttgtgaatagcagtaaaattgtttgagttaagatgatttattggattttaggaaataagaaaagaagttgaaaaaaatattataaagttaaaaacttgtttgaatattatttttgtttataaatttgaaaaagttgtattattttttgtgttttgttttggagtttggaaaagttgtaatgattaggtaatgattatatgaaaaaattgaaatatctgagaatatctAAGAACATTTGTGTTCCCAAACCATCCCTTACTATTTTAGGTGCAGTGTCTATATCATTAGGCCAATTATTTCGGATGTGGAAATGGTAAATTTCTCTAGGATATTGTTTTGGTTACTCACCTTAATTAGTTCCggtgattttggttttctttctttgtttaaaGTTTCAATTTCTCTAATTTGAGTGTTTTTGCATATAAAAAGGTCTAACTTGTTTCAACTAAGCCTGAATTCCAACCAATTGGGGTCAGCTGCATTGATTCTTTATCAAGACTCAGCCCTTTCTGTGACCATACACGTGTAAAATACAACTGTGTAAACATATGCCTAGGCACTTTGGAAGCTGATGAATGGTGATCTACACAAACGAGTTCTCATAGTACTCTGCTTGTTTTTTGGAGACTCTAATATTTTGAAATCCATGAGTGTCCTCACCAACCATCCACCAACGCATTGTGTTGCCTAGAGAGAGAATTGTGGTCATCATATTTGTGATTATAGTTTTGATTTTCGTTTAGTCGCACTGTGGGGTATCATTATATCATCGATTTCACTTTGTTTGAAATATTAAAGGTGCAGATATATCTTTCTGGTTTTTGCAAGCCCAGTGATAGTTTAGGTGCTATTTGAACATTGATCAGAAGGTTATGTGATTAAAATTAAGTCTTCTTTGTCTCACTAATCTGTTGGACCTAGATATTCCAGTTTTTATTCTAGATGAGGAGAGAGTTTTTAGTTATAATATTCTCCTACTGGCATTTGAGCAGAATGGCCTTACAAACAGAAAACCCTGGTACTTCCCCCAGTGCCCAAGTGGTTGGAAATGCTTTTGTTGAGCAGTACTATCATATTCTTCACCACTCGCCAGAATCGGTCTATAGATTCTATCAAGATTCAAGTGTGCTAAGCCGACCTGATTCTAATGGTGTGATGACCTCAGTGACAACCATGCAAGTATGTATCCTGGTTCATTGTCAAGTGATACAAGTTTATTGGTGAACTAACCTATTGCtatcaattattatataataaatagaagagCATTTATTCATAGTTCTTTTATGCAACTATCACTATTTTATGTTAGATGACAAATTCATCCTGTTTTATGGAAAACTGATTAAGCACTTCtggtggtgttttttttttttttttaatcatttgtgCAATATCATACATTTGTGTTACTTTTTCACATCAGTCTGTGGCTTTTGTTTGGTAAGAAAATTCTTGATATATAGCTTGACTTCAAAATGCTCATACCTGCATGATCTTCCGAGCACTAGAAGGTCAATTTCTCTGTTATTTCTAGGCGACTGCCTTACATGAGATTCCAAATAATGTgtgcatatataattttgaagttAGAAAAATGGCAATATTTATATGTCAATGCAATATTTGACATGCTATTTCTGAGAATTCTATTTGCGGGTATTATACTAATATCCCAATCAGGAAATAAAATCTTACTGGTATATACCGGTTGTGATTTAACTTCTCTTTTTAACCTATCCAGGAGAATGCAACCAATGCGCAGGCAAGTTGTATTGTTGAATGATTCTGGTTAACTCTTACATACAAGATTAAGACCAATTCAATTTCTTCTATTGAACAAATCATTGAGGATGGTAATATCTAGCAACATTGTTGACTACGTGAATTTGACAAAATTTAGGAATGTAACCAGTTATTGATTTTCCTTACAGGCTTATATTTTACTGCACCTGAATCATAGCCACTCTCTCCATTTTccttatctctttctttcttccccctCCCCATTCCCCTCCCTATCCCTCTAGTCTTAAAGAgataattatttaaagaaataaatttgattGGTAGTAAAGCATTTTTTTACGGTTGTTTAACTGTCAGAAGTCCTACAAGGATGGAGATTTCCTGGTGCAAAAACATTAAAATGGTTTTTCTTTGAGCAGGGTATCAATGAGAAGATTGTTTCCTTGGATTACAAGGACTACAAGGCAGAGATAAAGACTGCAGATGCTCAGAAATCTTACAATGATGGAGTAACTGTGCTAGTAACTGGATGTTTAACGGGCAAGGATAACCTGAGAAGGAAATTTGCGCAATCCTTCTTCCTTGCTCCACAAGACAATGGATACTTTGTCCTTAATGATGTTTTTAGGTATATGGAAGATGATGAATCATTGTACAACCATGCAGCTAACGGAGTTGGTGTAAAAACTGTCCCCTTGACCCCTGACCAAGGTAAGGCCATACTACTGCTATTTTTGTTACCGTTCTTCCATTCTGACATTGCATCATGAACTCCTTTATCATTGTTTAAAGTTTTGGTTTGCAGAGCCAATTCATAGTTCTGATCCTCCTGCCACAGTTCAGGAAACTTCTACTTTGGAAGTGGATCAAAATGTTGACGAGAAATCTTATGACTCGTCCGAGCAAGAAATACAGTTGGCTTTTGAAAAAGAGGATATCATGCTGTCTCAATCTCATTCAAATGGTCATGATGTTTCTGCAGCTGTCgaatcatcttcttcttcaggcCAAGATGATGCTCCAAAGAAGTCCTATGCATCAATTGTGAGTTCGTGACCGAATACTTCTCTACCAAGCATTGTTATAGGATTATTTTTTGAACTTTATTATGTGGTCTTGTAGGTTAAAGTTGCAAAAGGGAGTTCAGGCCCAACTCAAGTTTATGTACCAACTAATACAATAAAGGTGGCTCCTAAGAAAACTGAGAACCAGTCACCTGGGTCGGTGGCACCTAATTCAGTTCCTGAGGCATCAGCCCCAAGTAGTGTTGGCACCCCTGAAAGTAGTAATACTCAAGATGAAGGTATATATCTCTTTGTTGTTCCTTTGATGTGCATGTCTTACAATACATGGTGGTTTTCCCCATGAAAGCCTGTCTTTCAGATTTgaaattaccttttttttttggtgcatcTTTAATgctttttaaattaaagatcaCATATAATAGAATGCAATGGTATAACTACAGGGGTCATTTTATTTGCTCCCTGAATTTGAGTCATAGTGTCAGGCTTTGAATTAACATGTTGCCAATTTTAATAACCACATTCTTGggtattacttatataaaaaaataaccacATTTTTATCCTTGCAGTTGAGGGCCACTCCATCTACATCCGTAATTTGCCCTTCGGTGCGAGAGTTGAGCAGCTTGATTCAGAATTCAAGAAATTTGGGCCAATCAAGCAAGGAGGCATCCAAGTCAGAAATAATAAGGTTTTTTTCAGATGTATAAATTGCATAGAATATATCCACTCACTCAGCATTTTCTGACACAAATTTATCCCCTCCAACCCCCCTCTCCCCCTGGCTTTGGGTCTGTGCAGCAGCAGGGATACTGTTTTGGCTTTGTTGAATTTCAGTCTTTAAGCTCCATGAATAGTGCAATTCAGGTATTTCCTGTGTTAACCAGTACTCCATCCtcaataaattttatcttttatctattCAGTGTTAGGTGTTGCAAGGTGATATATCCATTTGTCAGCTCTGCTGCCATCAAACTCAAATGTGATTTATTTTCCCTGCTTTCTGTGTATTCTGTGCAATCGAGCATGATGTATGCAATAACATACACACCATCATGCCTTTTATCAACCTTTACATGCATTCTCTTGCTTTTTATTGTTACTGTTTTGAGTAAGCTTCTATCTCAGTCAGATTTGTTCCTTGTTTTGATCTATTATTGTTGTGATGCCTTCTACCATGTTTAGACTAAATGTGATATTTCAGGCTTCACCTATCATAATTGGGGGGCGTAAGGTTGTTGTTGAAATAAAGAGAACTACAGCTCGAGGTAATTAGGAAGCAATCATCATGACTTATCTTCCATTGAATGAGTTATTTGGAACTAAATGATATTAACCACTGTTGGACTATTAAAGAAGCTGCGTAGAATTTGGGATGATCAAAACCCATGCTTGTCTGACATGATAGTCCATGTTCTTCGTTCTTGCAGTTGGTAGTAGTGGAAGAGGTAGGTTCTCTTCTGGAAGGGGAGGTTATCGTAGTGACAGCTTCAAAAGCCGTGGGAGTTACGGTGGTGGCCGGGCATATGGTAGAAATGAGTACCGAATCCAGGGTGATTTTCCTGGTCGTGGGAGGGGCCATGCAGGGCGCGGTGAGGGTTATCAGCAAGGGAGAGGAGGACGTCCCAGTGGACCAAAGCAAAATGCTTCCTCATGAAACTCTATGAGGTCATTTTTATCATCGATTTTTCACAAAATTGTTTCTATGATCATTGATCAGTACTATGATAAAAGAAGTGCAGGTCATTTAGTTCGAGTATTGGACTCTCTTAGTTGGGAGtgaaaattgagatgaattctGTAGTTTAGGGTCCCGCCGCCCCCCCGCCCAAAATAACAAATGTTTGTGGCACTTTTTCCCCCTTCCATACAAATTTGGTACAAATGTAGCTTTGGTTTAACCTACAGCTGCAAAAAGCTTTTGATGTTTCTCCATTGGGAGTTGCATGGTTGTAGATTTTGGTAGTTGTAACGTTATGATCTAACCATTGAGTAGATGATGTGCTTTTCTGGTTTTCAATACATGCCATTGAATGATTTGCAATATTATCGTCTGGGGTGCATCAATTTTATCTAAAAGTCATCTTGAATTGATGACTCTATGAATTGGGGTGTGAAGAAAACTATCAAGGCTCTGGATTCAAGAGGTCTAAATTGAAGTTTTTGGCCTCTATTATagatccattttcttttcacattatTTACAATGTTGATTTGAATTTCCAATAGAATCCCATTACATGTCAGGCACCTGGTCTTGTTATCCAGACCGAGATTGTCGATGGAATTGCTGACAACAGATGCCTGAATGTGTAGGATGCATCCACATGTGCAGATACCCTTTTttcccatttatttatttaataatgcaTGTGTTCGATTGCAAGTCACAGCTCTATTTACCATTTCTAGTGCCTCATTGATAAATTTTGTTGCCATTGAGCATTTATAACTAGGATTTTGATTCTCTCGGATTTCTAAGAGAATAGGCGTCTCCAGCCCAAACACGAGTGAAGAACACCTTGAAAAAACTTGTAAAAGTTGACTGccatgtttggatagtaaaaatattttatctcatcattacaattttttcagattttcacataatataaaaaacaattcaatttttttttcaaatctcaaaaaaaaaatattttaatcaatttttaacttttatttcaattcatctcatctcaattcactatccaaacggcatcCGAAGATAACTCTTAATATTAGTTTTGTACCCAACccaaaaacaactttttatttgttgtgttttgttaTATGCGGGTTGAAACTGGGGATTTGctcaattctaatttttttttataaaagtaaattcataaattgacataattttatatatatgtcaaatttattttataataaaaatgtatatcagatttattttataataaaaataattttacaatttaaaatatcatatcaaattatgtttgtttatgaatttatttttatataatttatttatgataaaaatatttttatacgcTATACTTTTCAAAATAAGGAACTTTAACTAAAGCTCTTCTGTCCGTTTGATATTTattcaagagaaatgatacttttgatatttattcaagagaaatgatacttgtagtcgtgagtATATAAATACTGtatagttattttgaaaaaagtaaataaatatgagattcacattaaaataaattaattttttaatagtgtattttattttttttaaaacgactgtacggtatttacacactttataactgtatgtaacattactctttactCAATGTGGACGGTAACTTTAGGCCCCCTGCGACAAGTAGCCTTGATCCATCTACAAACACAATACCCAAATTACAGAATCGAAAACCCATTTCAGTTCGATTCATCTTAAGTTTAGTCCTTTCCCCAGGAACTATGATGCCCCCAGGAACGTGCGAATTTCGTTCGGCTTTGCAAACACTGTCCACTTTTACTCGGCCGAGCAACATAATTGATTTAGACAtagttgagacttgagagactaagagtaatattagatgcGATGATGAATTATACAATAGCCAcgtatttctttttaaaaaaataagatttattattaaaaaaaaagagtacgcGTAACtgcaaaatcatttctcatgcATGTATGAGTAATGCTTCCTATAAAGCATTGCTAATGTAAATATTTCTAAGCTACTTactctttaattaaattaaaaacatcaaacacCAAAATAAGAAGTCAAAATGATTATTGTCTCCATAAAAGATAtgttagtaaaatatttatagaattaatGAGCATGAGTCTCGTCGCCttagtattattaattttatttgaaagtctttACACCACATAACAACTTCgtggcataatttaatttgaaagataaattttaaattttaaattttacaaattaaattatgcaataTGAATGATGTGCAGtataacaaattttaaataacgttactccaaaattttatacgtcattttgataagaaatcTGATCCAAATTATTTAGAGATGCTCTCGTGATGTATCTAGATTGACGAATATATTGCGAGAGATTGATGTTGTGAGAGTTTGGTGGAGTATACTCTATGTTATATGTTCTCGAAGGGAGACAAACTCTATCCATCTTATTACAAACTCTTTCATTGATGCCTAATTTTTGGTCTATCAAATTGCTTGTGAATCTAAGAGTTAGTTTGGATAGTAGAGTATTATTAGAATACTatatttttactactatttattatttttcatatattttttcttactatttagtattctatcattatttttttattattagatataGAATATCTGAGATTATCTCACTACCTAAACGTAACCATATAACtatgtttggattcgcaagttatctcagctcatctcaactcatctcaactcatctcattactattcgttactattcatcaactttaactcacaaatctcactactattcacaatttatttcattactattcacaattcatctcaactcatctcaagtcgtATTCGAATCCAAACACCTAAATGTTACGTTATCAATATTTTTgacaataataatatgagagTGCCCTTAGTGCCTGGATtccaataatactttttattttggcaAGTGGATgtcaataaattattattatttattttttttccacaacTTTGTCTTTTATCTATATCAACTTTATCACTGGTGGGTCAAGtgggtatttatttatttatttgtttattttatatgtgtggAGGCTATCAGTTTCAATTTGAAAAGGCACTTCTGGTTGTGTTTGATAGCTTTTGCTTAGGATGACGGTAACATGCTTTACCAAACTGTcgaataattaattttcttttcaagacGCTTTAgccttttgttttcctttctgttGGTCCACATCgctttttgtcttgttttataAACGCTTTGCTATtccatatattttctttgttttttttaattaattaattaattagggaaTGACAATAATGCATGTGTTGCTCTCGAGAggaattctatatataaattactg carries:
- the LOC108987969 gene encoding nuclear transport factor 2-like gives rise to the protein MALQTENPGTSPSAQVVGNAFVEQYYHILHHSPESVYRFYQDSSVLSRPDSNGVMTSVTTMQGINEKIVSLDYKDYKAEIKTADAQKSYNDGVTVLVTGCLTGKDNLRRKFAQSFFLAPQDNGYFVLNDVFRYMEDDESLYNHAANGVGVKTVPLTPDQEPIHSSDPPATVQETSTLEVDQNVDEKSYDSSEQEIQLAFEKEDIMLSQSHSNGHDVSAAVESSSSSGQDDAPKKSYASIVKVAKGSSGPTQVYVPTNTIKVAPKKTENQSPGSVAPNSVPEASAPSSVGTPESSNTQDEVEGHSIYIRNLPFGARVEQLDSEFKKFGPIKQGGIQVRNNKQQGYCFGFVEFQSLSSMNSAIQASPIIIGGRKVVVEIKRTTARVGSSGRGRFSSGRGGYRSDSFKSRGSYGGGRAYGRNEYRIQGDFPGRGRGHAGRGEGYQQGRGGRPSGPKQNASS